From one Flavobacterium sp. N502536 genomic stretch:
- a CDS encoding YceI family protein, with the protein MRTTWTLDSSQSDVLIKMRHSIIAYMGGTTNKFGGYVNIEDNEIEDASVEFSLDINNKIDNFQQIDTYLQLQDLFDVNEHPIISFKSTSFQKVNNNINFFKGDLTIKDVTKVVELDAEFIGVNTYNGEKKVAFEIKGDIKRQDFGLDYNSFNHNGGLALGKDIKLIANLEFSI; encoded by the coding sequence TGAGAACAACATGGACCTTAGATTCTAGCCAGTCAGATGTTTTAATTAAAATGAGACATTCGATAATCGCTTATATGGGAGGAACTACAAATAAATTTGGTGGTTATGTGAACATTGAAGACAACGAAATTGAAGATGCATCGGTTGAGTTTTCACTTGACATCAACAACAAAATTGATAATTTTCAGCAAATCGATACTTATTTACAGCTTCAGGACCTGTTTGATGTAAACGAACATCCGATTATCAGCTTTAAATCGACCTCCTTTCAGAAAGTAAACAACAATATCAATTTTTTCAAAGGTGACTTAACCATTAAGGATGTGACCAAAGTAGTAGAACTTGATGCAGAGTTTATAGGGGTTAATACCTATAATGGCGAGAAGAAAGTTGCTTTTGAAATTAAAGGAGACATCAAACGTCAGGATTTTGGTTTAGATTATAATTCATTCAATCATAATGGAGGTTTGGCTTTAGGAAAAGACATAAAGCTTATTGCAAATTTAGAGTTTAGCATATAA
- a CDS encoding TetR/AcrR family transcriptional regulator — translation MKEKIISKASELFLKLGFKSVTMDDIAGEMCISKKTIYKYFCNKEVLIEESTSLVHKQVHEIIDTIVAKGHNAIHENFEIREMFRDMFKNNMDTSPIYQLKKHYPEIYQNILSQEIDLCSHWFRANIEKGIREGLYRKDLNIDIYVKFYYTLIFHINETTVSEREAQKIELEALEYHTRAMATEKGIPELEKQLKKITI, via the coding sequence ATGAAAGAGAAAATTATATCAAAAGCAAGTGAGCTGTTTTTAAAACTTGGTTTCAAAAGTGTTACAATGGATGATATTGCGGGAGAAATGTGTATTTCGAAAAAAACGATCTACAAATATTTCTGTAATAAAGAAGTTTTGATTGAAGAGAGCACATCATTAGTTCATAAACAGGTTCATGAAATCATTGATACAATTGTAGCGAAAGGTCATAATGCGATTCATGAGAATTTTGAAATCAGAGAAATGTTTAGAGATATGTTTAAAAATAATATGGATACTTCTCCTATTTATCAATTGAAAAAGCACTATCCTGAAATTTATCAAAACATATTGAGTCAGGAGATCGATTTGTGCAGTCATTGGTTCAGAGCGAATATTGAAAAAGGAATTCGTGAGGGGCTTTATCGTAAAGATCTGAATATAGACATCTATGTGAAATTTTATTACACCCTTATTTTTCACATCAACGAAACGACTGTTTCAGAACGGGAAGCACAAAAAATAGAATTAGAGGCACTGGAATATCACACCAGAGCTATGGCAACAGAAAAAGGAATACCGGAATTGGAAAAACAACTTAAAAAAATTACTATTTAA
- a CDS encoding TolC family protein: MKRIILIFLCSIGLTANAQVKTLTLKEAITYALENKADARKARLQVENSEYKIQEVRSRALPQISANGNLTHNPIIQTTVIDGAGFGQPGTTIQAAFGQKWTSNAGVSLTQTLFDQSVFTGLRAARSTREFYQINDQLTEEQVIERVANNYYSVYVQRERLTLLDSSFVNTTKVRDIVKGQFDNGLAKKIDLDRMIVKMSNIDTERQQIKNQITLQENALKFYMGMPIETVIDIPKEEFEVVPAALAEAPNTETRTEYLLLKKQQELLVFNKKAVEAGYYPTLSLTAGYNYIGQGPQMPWFAKPSQGVYWSDFSAIALNLHVPIFTGFGTRAKVRQADVELRSLEEDMKDTKLSLDLDYKNATTEMDNNLVTINNQKENMRLANEILSNTKNNYLQGLASLTDLLDAENASLEAQNNYTRAILNYKIAEVALIKSKGQLKTLIK, encoded by the coding sequence ATGAAACGAATAATTCTTATATTTTTGTGTTCTATTGGCTTGACTGCCAACGCACAAGTCAAAACCCTAACCCTGAAAGAAGCTATTACGTATGCGCTTGAAAACAAAGCGGATGCGAGAAAAGCAAGATTACAGGTTGAAAACAGTGAGTATAAAATTCAGGAAGTACGTTCAAGAGCGTTACCTCAAATTTCTGCCAACGGAAATCTAACTCACAATCCGATCATTCAAACCACAGTAATCGACGGTGCAGGATTTGGTCAGCCGGGAACTACAATTCAGGCGGCATTTGGTCAAAAATGGACTTCAAATGCAGGAGTTTCTTTAACTCAAACGCTATTCGATCAATCTGTTTTTACAGGATTAAGAGCAGCAAGATCTACTCGTGAGTTTTATCAAATAAACGATCAGTTAACAGAAGAACAAGTAATTGAAAGAGTTGCAAACAATTATTACTCTGTTTATGTGCAACGCGAAAGACTGACTTTGTTAGACAGTAGTTTTGTAAATACCACTAAAGTTCGCGATATCGTAAAAGGACAATTTGATAACGGACTGGCTAAGAAAATTGACTTAGACCGTATGATCGTAAAAATGTCAAACATTGATACAGAGCGTCAACAAATTAAAAATCAAATTACTTTACAGGAGAATGCTTTAAAGTTTTATATGGGAATGCCTATTGAAACGGTAATTGATATTCCGAAAGAAGAATTTGAAGTGGTACCGGCTGCTTTAGCAGAAGCACCTAATACTGAAACCAGAACAGAGTATCTGCTTTTGAAAAAACAACAGGAACTTTTAGTATTCAATAAAAAAGCAGTTGAAGCAGGATATTATCCAACGCTTTCATTAACTGCGGGTTACAACTATATTGGTCAGGGACCTCAAATGCCTTGGTTTGCTAAACCTTCTCAGGGAGTATACTGGTCCGATTTCTCTGCAATTGCATTAAACCTGCACGTACCAATCTTTACAGGATTTGGAACCCGTGCAAAAGTAAGACAGGCAGATGTTGAACTTAGATCGCTTGAAGAAGATATGAAGGACACCAAACTTTCACTTGATTTAGATTATAAAAATGCAACAACAGAAATGGACAATAACCTTGTGACCATTAATAATCAAAAGGAAAATATGCGTCTGGCGAATGAAATCTTAAGCAATACAAAAAACAATTACCTTCAGGGATTGGCGTCTTTAACAGACTTATTAGATGCAGAAAACGCATCACTTGAAGCACAAAATAATTATACCAGAGCGATTTTGAATTACAAAATTGCCGAAGTAGCACTAATCAAATCAAAAGGTCAACTTAAAACTCTTATTAAATAA
- a CDS encoding efflux RND transporter periplasmic adaptor subunit, whose amino-acid sequence MKKTIITIVIIIAALGVIGYVLNNNKKENKEKTDIVAEKNAAVSVKVSPVKTEEVSLDFVANGNFQPIQQLTFSAEKSGKVISVLAKEGDYVRVGQTLLTMRGDVINVNAQAAEAAYQNAKSDYSRYENAFKTGGVTKQQLDQARLALTNAQSQYTQAKIDVGDTRVKAPINGFINKKYIEPGSILTGMPATALFDIVNVSKLKLVVTVNENQVASLKVGDNINVSASVYPDKSFSGKITFIAAKADESLNFPVEIEITNNTNNDLKAGMYGTANFASKQQKQHLMVVPRNAFVGSVSSNEIFVVEKGTAKLRKVTAGRILGDKVEIINGLTDGETVIITGQINLQDGNSVEIIK is encoded by the coding sequence ATGAAGAAAACTATTATAACAATCGTAATCATAATTGCAGCCCTGGGTGTGATTGGATATGTCTTAAATAATAATAAGAAAGAGAACAAGGAGAAAACAGATATCGTAGCCGAAAAAAATGCTGCTGTTTCCGTAAAAGTATCTCCTGTAAAAACAGAAGAAGTTTCACTGGATTTCGTAGCCAACGGAAATTTTCAACCAATTCAGCAATTGACATTTTCTGCTGAAAAATCAGGAAAAGTAATCAGCGTTCTGGCTAAAGAAGGAGACTATGTAAGAGTAGGTCAAACCTTATTGACCATGAGAGGAGATGTTATTAATGTAAACGCACAGGCAGCAGAAGCAGCGTATCAAAATGCAAAATCAGATTATAGCAGATACGAAAATGCGTTTAAAACAGGAGGGGTTACCAAACAACAACTGGATCAGGCAAGATTAGCGTTGACAAATGCACAATCTCAATATACACAAGCTAAAATTGATGTTGGTGATACCAGAGTAAAAGCACCAATCAACGGTTTTATCAATAAAAAATACATTGAGCCGGGATCTATCTTGACAGGTATGCCAGCAACAGCATTGTTTGATATCGTAAACGTTTCTAAGTTGAAATTGGTAGTTACGGTAAACGAAAATCAGGTAGCGAGTTTAAAAGTTGGAGATAACATTAATGTATCTGCAAGTGTTTACCCGGACAAATCGTTTTCAGGAAAAATTACTTTCATCGCTGCAAAAGCAGATGAGTCTTTAAACTTCCCGGTTGAAATTGAAATTACAAACAATACCAACAACGACCTGAAAGCAGGTATGTACGGAACTGCAAACTTTGCATCCAAACAACAAAAACAACACCTTATGGTGGTACCTAGAAATGCATTCGTAGGAAGTGTGAGCAGTAACGAGATTTTTGTAGTAGAAAAAGGTACTGCAAAATTAAGAAAAGTAACCGCTGGAAGAATTTTAGGTGATAAAGTAGAGATCATCAACGGATTAACTGATGGAGAAACTGTAATAATTACAGGTCAAATTAACCTGCAAGATGGTAACTCAGTAGAAATTATTAAATAA
- a CDS encoding efflux RND transporter permease subunit: MKLAEISIKRPSLVIVLFTILTLGGLFSYSQLGYELIPKFEQNVITISTIYPGASPSEVENTVTKKIEDAIASLENVKKIDSKSYESLSIVSITLTSNAKVDFSLNDAQRKINAIISDLPDDVKTPALTKFSLSDLPIMTLGANGKMDEAEFYDLIDKKIAPILSRVQGVAQVNIIGGSEREIQVNLDALKMQGYGLSVPQVQQNILTSNLDFPTGNIQTREQKILIRLAGKYKSVEELRNLVVSSQNGIQVRLSDIADVQDTQKIAEKISRVDQKSAIVLQIVKQSDANAVAVSEHLLATIATLEKDYKVNQLKLEVAKDSTIFTLEAADSVVHDLLIAVILVAFVMLFFLHSIRNSLIVMVSIPASLIATFIGIYLMGYTLNLMSLLGLSLVVGILVDDAIVVLENIYRHMEMGKSRIRASYDGTAEIGGTVTSITLVIVVVFLPIAMSSGLVSDIITQFCVTVIISTMLSLLASFTIIPWLSSRYGKLEHIEGKNLFGRIILGFESYLTRFTDWVSHLLTWCLDHYIKTFAVVIVLFFASTIGLMAGGFIGGEFFASSDSGEFLVQIEMPKDASLEQTNFMTQKAEAYLKAQEYVHSQITTVGQTSEGFGASQATAYKAEIDVKMIEQKDRTDDANVYAAKIKRKLEKVLVGAKVKTVPVGILGTAEDATLGLIVTGPSTESAMAFAKLAEAELRTIPGTTEIKLTVEDGNPEINVKVDRDKMAALGLTLQTVGLTMQTAFSGNTDGKYRAGEYEYDINIRYNAFDRKSITDVSNLIFINAAGQQIKLSQFADITEGSGPSQLERRDKSASVTVKGQNVGVPSGTIVQQWQVKLDKLKKPAGVNYIWGGDQENQSEGFGTLGIALLAAIILVYLVMVGLYDSFVHPFVVLFAIPLSFIGAMLALALTNNSLNIFTILGIIMLIGLVCKNAIMLVDYTNQRRAAGESIRTALIQANHARLRPILMTTIAMVFGMFPIALASGAGAEWKNGLAWVIIGGLISSLFLTLIVVPVIYNIMEKIIHKFSKGEKINYETEMFADYTPTELSEDGFNPKHTH; encoded by the coding sequence ATGAAATTAGCCGAAATATCCATAAAACGTCCGTCGTTAGTAATTGTACTGTTTACAATTCTAACATTAGGTGGACTGTTTAGCTACAGCCAGTTAGGTTATGAGCTGATCCCGAAATTTGAACAGAACGTTATTACCATTTCTACTATCTATCCGGGAGCTTCTCCTAGTGAGGTAGAAAACACAGTGACCAAGAAAATTGAAGATGCGATCGCATCCCTGGAGAATGTCAAGAAAATTGACTCGAAATCGTACGAGAGTTTATCTATTGTTTCGATTACACTGACTTCAAATGCAAAAGTCGATTTCTCTTTGAATGATGCACAGCGAAAAATAAACGCGATTATTAGTGATTTACCCGATGATGTGAAAACACCGGCACTAACCAAATTCTCGCTGAGTGATTTACCAATCATGACGCTTGGTGCTAACGGAAAAATGGACGAAGCAGAATTTTATGACTTAATTGACAAAAAAATTGCTCCTATTTTATCCCGTGTACAAGGTGTGGCTCAGGTAAACATTATTGGTGGTTCAGAGCGTGAAATTCAGGTCAACCTTGATGCATTAAAAATGCAGGGTTACGGATTATCTGTTCCGCAGGTACAACAAAACATTCTGACTTCGAATTTGGATTTCCCAACGGGTAACATCCAGACGCGTGAGCAAAAAATATTAATCCGTTTAGCGGGTAAATACAAAAGTGTTGAAGAATTAAGAAACTTAGTGGTTTCTTCTCAAAACGGAATTCAGGTTCGTTTAAGTGATATTGCCGATGTTCAGGATACCCAAAAGATTGCTGAAAAAATATCACGTGTAGATCAGAAAAGTGCGATCGTTTTGCAAATTGTAAAACAATCAGATGCTAATGCGGTTGCGGTAAGTGAGCATTTATTAGCAACAATTGCGACTCTTGAAAAAGATTATAAAGTAAACCAGTTAAAACTGGAAGTAGCAAAAGACAGTACCATTTTTACATTAGAGGCGGCAGATTCTGTAGTACACGATTTATTAATTGCGGTAATACTGGTAGCGTTTGTAATGTTGTTCTTCCTGCACAGTATCAGAAACTCGCTGATTGTAATGGTATCGATTCCGGCATCTTTGATTGCTACTTTTATCGGTATTTATTTAATGGGATACACTCTGAACTTAATGAGTTTATTAGGACTTTCTCTTGTGGTAGGTATTCTTGTGGATGATGCGATTGTGGTATTGGAGAACATCTACAGGCACATGGAGATGGGTAAAAGCCGAATTCGTGCTTCGTACGACGGAACAGCCGAAATTGGTGGAACCGTAACTTCGATTACCTTAGTAATTGTGGTGGTATTCTTGCCTATTGCGATGAGTTCTGGTTTGGTTTCTGATATTATTACACAATTCTGTGTTACGGTAATTATTTCGACCATGTTGTCGCTTTTAGCTTCGTTTACAATTATTCCATGGTTATCATCTCGTTATGGTAAATTAGAGCATATTGAAGGAAAGAACTTATTTGGAAGAATCATTCTTGGTTTCGAAAGTTATTTGACACGTTTTACAGACTGGGTTTCTCACTTGTTAACCTGGTGTCTGGACCATTATATTAAAACATTTGCGGTAGTAATTGTATTGTTTTTTGCTTCTACAATTGGTTTAATGGCCGGTGGTTTCATTGGAGGGGAGTTCTTTGCTTCTTCTGATAGTGGGGAGTTCTTAGTTCAGATCGAAATGCCGAAAGATGCTTCGTTAGAGCAAACCAACTTCATGACCCAAAAGGCAGAAGCGTATTTGAAAGCACAGGAATATGTGCACAGTCAGATTACAACGGTAGGACAAACCAGTGAAGGTTTTGGAGCATCGCAAGCAACGGCTTACAAAGCAGAGATTGATGTAAAAATGATCGAGCAAAAAGACCGTACAGATGATGCTAACGTTTATGCAGCAAAAATCAAACGTAAGTTAGAAAAAGTACTGGTTGGAGCTAAAGTAAAAACAGTTCCGGTTGGTATCTTAGGAACTGCTGAGGATGCTACATTAGGGTTGATCGTAACAGGTCCGTCAACAGAAAGTGCGATGGCATTTGCGAAATTGGCAGAGGCAGAATTACGTACGATTCCGGGAACCACAGAGATTAAATTAACGGTTGAGGATGGAAACCCGGAGATCAACGTTAAGGTAGATCGTGATAAAATGGCAGCATTAGGTTTAACACTTCAAACAGTTGGTTTAACCATGCAGACTGCTTTTAGTGGAAATACCGATGGTAAATACAGAGCTGGTGAATACGAATACGACATCAACATCAGATACAATGCCTTTGACAGAAAAAGTATTACAGACGTTAGTAATTTGATCTTTATCAATGCAGCTGGTCAACAAATTAAACTGTCTCAGTTTGCCGACATTACAGAAGGATCAGGACCTAGCCAGTTAGAGCGTAGAGATAAATCGGCTTCGGTAACGGTAAAAGGACAAAACGTTGGAGTACCGTCAGGAACAATCGTTCAACAATGGCAGGTGAAATTAGACAAACTGAAAAAACCTGCTGGTGTAAACTACATCTGGGGTGGTGATCAGGAGAACCAATCGGAAGGATTTGGTACTTTAGGAATCGCTTTATTAGCCGCTATTATTTTGGTTTACCTGGTAATGGTTGGACTTTATGACAGCTTTGTTCACCCGTTTGTGGTATTGTTTGCTATCCCGCTTTCGTTTATCGGTGCGATGTTAGCCCTGGCTTTGACCAACAACTCATTGAACATCTTTACGATTTTGGGGATCATCATGTTGATCGGTCTGGTGTGTAAGAATGCGATCATGCTGGTCGATTACACCAACCAGAGAAGAGCTGCAGGTGAATCTATCCGTACAGCATTAATTCAGGCCAACCACGCTCGTTTGCGTCCAATTTTGATGACAACTATTGCGATGGTATTTGGTATGTTCCCAATTGCATTGGCGTCAGGAGCAGGAGCTGAATGGAAAAACGGTTTGGCATGGGTAATTATCGGAGGATTGATTTCTTCTTTATTCCTTACCTTAATTGTAGTTCCGGTAATCTATAATATCATGGAGAAAATTATTCATAAATTCTCTAAAGGAGAAAAAATCAATTACGAAACTGAAATGTTCGCCGATTATACGCCAACAGAATTAAGTGAAGATGGTTTTAATCCTAAACATACTCATTAA
- a CDS encoding C1 family peptidase: MKKPLIKFSIRKIALVLFALLALYSCDKGNDQAEADVQQKLMDGNVDLLDKGRYGLAQMPDAYLKSIEFLTPVDYRARIAELRPDLITSTQKMSLTAKVAAVKNLPTPPVGDQGSEGSCVGWGVGYAAHSIARYLNNSVHQSNWSGASRSAAYIYNQIKLGNCGAGSYPNDAMNLIKNQGECSEAQMPYIAGGCFTQPSTQQKNWAAARKTGGWFNVNPGSTADIKYYLNQNYAVAVCFDVNQSFYDIRNNNHVWSSLYGSRQGGHCVCIVGYDDATGLFKVQNSWGAGWGRSGFFYVTYNNIANGAFNWAGCIIPNPGANS; this comes from the coding sequence ATGAAAAAACCACTTATTAAATTTTCAATTAGAAAAATCGCTCTTGTACTTTTTGCATTGCTTGCTTTATACTCTTGTGATAAAGGAAATGATCAGGCTGAAGCCGATGTGCAGCAAAAATTAATGGATGGCAATGTCGATCTTTTGGACAAAGGAAGATACGGACTTGCTCAGATGCCGGATGCTTATTTAAAGAGTATCGAATTTTTAACTCCGGTGGATTATCGTGCCAGAATCGCCGAGTTAAGACCAGATTTAATTACAAGCACTCAAAAAATGTCTTTGACAGCGAAAGTTGCAGCAGTTAAAAATTTACCAACGCCACCGGTTGGAGATCAGGGAAGCGAAGGATCCTGTGTGGGCTGGGGAGTAGGATATGCGGCACACAGTATCGCCCGATATCTGAACAACTCGGTTCATCAAAGCAATTGGAGTGGTGCTTCAAGAAGTGCGGCTTACATTTACAATCAGATAAAATTAGGCAATTGCGGAGCGGGTTCTTACCCAAATGACGCCATGAATCTGATCAAAAATCAGGGAGAATGTTCAGAGGCTCAGATGCCTTATATTGCAGGTGGCTGTTTTACACAACCTTCGACACAGCAGAAAAACTGGGCAGCGGCCAGAAAAACAGGCGGCTGGTTTAATGTTAACCCAGGAAGTACAGCAGATATCAAGTACTATTTAAACCAAAATTATGCTGTTGCGGTATGTTTTGATGTCAATCAGAGTTTTTATGATATCCGTAACAACAACCATGTTTGGTCTAGTCTTTACGGCAGCAGACAGGGTGGACACTGTGTTTGTATCGTAGGTTATGACGACGCAACCGGACTTTTTAAAGTACAAAACTCCTGGGGAGCAGGCTGGGGACGCAGCGGTTTCTTTTATGTAACGTACAACAATATTGCAAACGGAGCCTTCAACTGGGCAGGATGTATTATTCCTAATCCGGGAGCAAATTCGTAA